The segment ATGTAAGGGATGAAAATTGAGGACGATTCCAGGTGATCAACCGGTATGTCAAAATAGCCCTGGATCTGCGCTGCATGAAGATCCATTGTGATGATGCGATCGGCACCTGCCGCTTCCAACATATTGGCAATCAGCTTTGAACCGATGGCCACCCTTGGTTTATCCTTACGATCCTGGCGTGCATAACCGTAATAAGGAATAACCGGGATCACTTTGTAAGCAGATGCACGTTTTGCGGCATCGATCATGAGCAATAATTCCAGGATGTTTTCTGAGGGAGAAAATGTACTCTGAATGAGAAAAACAATATCGCCCCGGATGCTTTCCTGGAACATGGGTTGAATTTCTCCATCACTGAATTTCTGGGTAATACTTTGACCTAAAGGAATGCCGAATTTGGTGGCAATTTTCTCAGCAAGGTACTTCGATGCCGTGCCGGAAAATATCTTGGCAGAAGGGTTCATTGAACTATAGTTTGTAAAGGGGTGAAATGAGCGGCGAAGATAAGTGCTTCAATGAAACTTTGAAGTAAACAATTCACACCCCTTTTCAACAAATAAAAAAGTCCCGCTTGTAACGGGACTCATGGGCGGTTGTCCAACTTTTGAAAAATTTTAAAAGCTCCGCCCGGTTTCTTTAGCTACAGTTTATCCTTGTAGCATTAATTAATTTGTGCCAATGTAACCAACTTCTGTTCCTTTTCTGGTGCAGACTTAGTTTCCTCGGCCTGCTGTTGCAGATTGTTACCAGATTTTACTACCTGTGCACCCATCGACATAACGAAGATGGCAGAGAACAACAGGTTACCCACAATAATAAAAAGGAAAAGAGATGATCGCAGTTGCGTTCCGGATGATTTAGGGTTGAGATTCATACGCTGATGGTTTATTCGGATGATTGGATAAGTGAATTTAAGATGTTATTTTAGAACATGCAAGACACCAAAACCACCATTAAGCAATGGGCAACCGACGACAGACCCCGGGAAAAGCTCTTATTAAAGGGACCAGAAGCACTTAGCAACTCCGAATTAATTGCCATTTTGATCGGCTCCGGAACCTCTAAAAAATCAGCAGTAGATGTGGCTAAAGAACTGTTAACCAGATCGAAAGATGATATAAATGAATTGGCCAAACTCACCTTAAAAGAACTGATGAAGACCAGCGGTATTGGTGAGGCCAGAGCCGTTACTATTGCTGCTGCATTGGAGCTTGGCAGGAGGCGGCAGGCCGTAGAATCACTGAAAAAAAGCGTAAAAACGAGCGGTGATATTGCCGCATTTTTTCAGGCTCAACTGAAGGATAAGCTGCACGAAGTATTTGCCGTAGCCTATCTCAACCGGGCAAACAAGATCAATCACCTGGAAGTTATCAGCGAAGGTGGTATTACAGGAACTGTTGCAGATCCCCGCATTATTTTAAAAAAGGCATTGGAGCATAATGCAGTGAATATTGTACTCTGCCACAACCACCCCAGCGGCAGTTTAAAACCCAGCCGGGCTGATGAAATGCTGACTAAGAAAATCAAAGAAGCTGCTATGTTATTAGATATGAACGTGATCGATCACATCATAGTAAGTGAAGATGGGTATTACAGTTTTGCAGATGAAGGGATATTATAACATCATACTAAAAAAGAAAGCCTGTCTTCTCAAGACAGGCTTCTGTATAAATGAACCTCTGAGATTAAAACGGAAGATCATCTGAATCGCCACCAATTGGAGCTTCATTCATTGGCTGAGAAGGTGCATTGTATCCACCACCCTGTGGCTGATAACCACCACCGCCATTTCCGCCTTCACTTGCACGGCTTCCTAATAATTGAATGCTAAGTACACGTAATGATAATGAAGCGCCGCTTTTTCCATCCTGTGTTTGATAGGTGCGCACTTCAGGTGCACCTTCAACATATACCTGTGTTCCTTTCTTTAAATAAGGGGCAATACCCGTTCTGTCGCTCCAGTATGCACAATCAACCCAAATGGTTTTCTCACGCTGTGCGCCGGTACTGTCTTTGTATTTTTCTGTGTGAGCAACGGTGAAGTTCATCACATTCTTTCCATTCACTGTGTTTGAAACACAATCCTTTCCAAGATTTCCGATTACCTGTAACTTGATCATAACTTAATTTTTGGTGCTGAATAAATTTATAGAGGAGGCAAAGTATGGATTTTTTCATGATAAGTGAAAACAAGCATTCAGAATTTCCCAACACTGGTCCGAACAGGTATTTCAGCCTTGCAACCACCCTGCTTTCAGTATCAGTTTTAACCGGGCTTTTCCCGTAATTTTGCATCTTGCTTTTTACGAAGCAGTAACAGAAATTTATTTAATCATGAGCCGTAAAGGAAAAGTTTTAGTAGCAATGAGTGGCGGTATCGACAGTACCGTTACGGCTCTCATGTTGCATCATGAGGGTTATGAAGTGGTGGGCATTACCATGAAAACATGGGACTATGCCAGTAGTGGAACAGGCGCTAAGGGTAAGAAGGAAACAGGCTGTTGCAATCTCGATAGTTTTAATGATGCACGTGCTGCTGCAGTGCAACATGGCTTCCCGCATTATATCCTGGATATACGTGAAGAGTTTGGTGATTTTGTGATCGAGAATTTTGTGGATGAATACCTGAATGGCCGCACACCTAATCCATGCGTATTGTGTAACACCCACATCAAATGGCGTGCACTTTTAAAAAGAGCCGATGCCATGAATTGTGATTTTATCGCAACCGGACATTATGCAAAAGTGCATCAGCATGATAATGGCCGTTACTTTATCAGTAAAGGTGTGGATGAAACAAAAGATCAGAGTTATGTATTGTGGGGCTTGCAACAGGATCTGCTGCAACGAACATTGCTTCCGTTAGGCGGCTATCGCAAAACAGAGATCAGGCAAATGGCTTTGGATTATGGTTATCCTGAACTGGCGAAAAAAGCAGAGAGCTATGAGATTTGTTTTGTACCTGATAATGATTACCGTGGTTTCTTAAAACGCCGTGTAGATGGCCTTGAAGAAAGAGTGAACGGCGGAAATTTTGTTGATAAAAGTGGTAAGGTTCTTGGGCAGCACAAAGGCTATCCGTTCTATACCATTGGTCAACGTAAAGGATTGGATATTACGTTTGGCAAGCCGGTGTTTGTAACAGAGATTCTGCCTGAAACCAACACCGTTGTGCTGGGCGATGAAGAAGATCTCAACAAACAGGAAATGCAGGTGGGTAAGATCAACATGTTGAAATATGATACCCTCACTCCGGGCATGGAAGCTATTACCAAGATCCGTTACAAGGACAAAGGAACGCTCTCAAACCTATACCCCAATGCTGACGGAACCGTAAATGTGCGGTTTTATGAAGAGGCCAAAGGCATTGCCCCCGGCCAAAGTGCTGTGTTTTACGAAGGCGACGAGGTTATTGGTGGTGGTATTATTATGCGGAAACCCGTTCTTTAAAACAATGATTTCAAAACATATACGTTATAAGGTACGCTTTGCGTGCCTTTTTTGTGCAGCGTTGATCCGTGATTTTTACTCTTATGAGCATGCGAAACCCGAAATCATTAACTAACTTTAATTTATGAAATTCAAAGGAATTCCTACCGTCACCTTTCGTAAAACAGCCCTGCTCTCCTGCTGCCTTTTGTTCCTGTTGAGCAGTTGCAAACGCACTGAAACACTTGCATCACTCACACTTGACGAACTTGTTCCACTTCAAGTTGGCAAATACATTACCTACCGCCTGGATTCTTTGGTTTTTACAAATACAGGTAAAACAACAGAAACACATCGTTATAGGGTACGTCATACGATCGACAGAAAATCGGTAGACAACCAGAACCGTCCGGTTTGGGTAGTCGTTACTCATATCAC is part of the Lacibacter sediminis genome and harbors:
- the radC gene encoding RadC family protein codes for the protein MQDTKTTIKQWATDDRPREKLLLKGPEALSNSELIAILIGSGTSKKSAVDVAKELLTRSKDDINELAKLTLKELMKTSGIGEARAVTIAAALELGRRRQAVESLKKSVKTSGDIAAFFQAQLKDKLHEVFAVAYLNRANKINHLEVISEGGITGTVADPRIILKKALEHNAVNIVLCHNHPSGSLKPSRADEMLTKKIKEAAMLLDMNVIDHIIVSEDGYYSFADEGIL
- a CDS encoding single-stranded DNA-binding protein; this encodes MIKLQVIGNLGKDCVSNTVNGKNVMNFTVAHTEKYKDSTGAQREKTIWVDCAYWSDRTGIAPYLKKGTQVYVEGAPEVRTYQTQDGKSGASLSLRVLSIQLLGSRASEGGNGGGGYQPQGGGYNAPSQPMNEAPIGGDSDDLPF
- the mnmA gene encoding tRNA 2-thiouridine(34) synthase MnmA, with protein sequence MSRKGKVLVAMSGGIDSTVTALMLHHEGYEVVGITMKTWDYASSGTGAKGKKETGCCNLDSFNDARAAAVQHGFPHYILDIREEFGDFVIENFVDEYLNGRTPNPCVLCNTHIKWRALLKRADAMNCDFIATGHYAKVHQHDNGRYFISKGVDETKDQSYVLWGLQQDLLQRTLLPLGGYRKTEIRQMALDYGYPELAKKAESYEICFVPDNDYRGFLKRRVDGLEERVNGGNFVDKSGKVLGQHKGYPFYTIGQRKGLDITFGKPVFVTEILPETNTVVLGDEEDLNKQEMQVGKINMLKYDTLTPGMEAITKIRYKDKGTLSNLYPNADGTVNVRFYEEAKGIAPGQSAVFYEGDEVIGGGIIMRKPVL